One genomic window of Centropristis striata isolate RG_2023a ecotype Rhode Island chromosome 20, C.striata_1.0, whole genome shotgun sequence includes the following:
- the LOC131993821 gene encoding 5-hydroxytryptamine receptor 1D, giving the protein MDDLDGSWSVSLQQAAEANASWPEGSGPGVSRQTQLVLEILMVLMCLGAVTGNILVIVIVAATKTFHSVTSVLIMNLAVSDLLVGVGVMPFVALSIINSGWKNCTDLCLYVGYTSSVYCTASVLTLAAIALDRYHSIMDCLRYSSRCTLWRICAVVLWIWLQALLTSCPPLLGWSSISYVVPMYSCAVNWASSPSYTAFMAALSYLIPAVVILFCYVNIVKVARSHARRIHTLEDSVQRSRNPSSAFTTGDSSQQHCGGLHSPSRLIYHVSGQFVSDVSREEGNYLSPALPDSTTEQNNSPSRRLFSFLAQPPLQNSQQQQHHNHHGVVRLFLVISAFFLCWTPYIGVALVQATETAISGQSSLVPPSAVTFSYWLVLLNSDINPLLYALLSKRFQGALQGLRQKIRARLVSVVGRGGGVRAEGDDGRSSDPCTLTTTHPGPLSSSESDDSKYSSSVFTVRTDFKQHSEEHLCKVCHHEKTSPCCSVWQGAGAEGRPDCLQVPSKPQEGGRLPFSALTKERQATFFFGQITVRVEHDVC; this is encoded by the exons ATGGATGACCTGGATGGCTCCTGGTCGGTGTCCCTGCAGCAAGCAGCAGAGGCCAACGCGAGCTGGCCGGAGGGCTCTGGGCCCGGCGTGTCCCGACAGACCCAGCTGGTCCTGGAGATCCTCATGGTGCTGATGTGTTTGGGCGCTGTGACAG GTAATATTCTTGTCATTGTTATTGTGGCTGCAACCAAGACTTTCCACTCGGTGACGTCGGTGCTGATCATGAACCTGGCCGTCAGTGACCTGCTGGTGGGCGTTGGAGTGATGCCTTTTGTTGCTTTGTCCATCATTAATAGCGGATGGAAGAATTGCACT GACCTTTGTTTGTACGTGGGCTACACCTCCTCTGTGTACTGTACAGCTTCTGTACTCACATTAGCAGCTATTGCCCTTGACCGCTACCACTCCATCATGGACTGCCTGCGCTACAGTTCCCGCTGCACCCTGTGGAGGATCTGTGCTGTGGTTCTGTGGATCTGGCTGCAGGCTCTGCTCACCAGTTGTCCTCCCCTGCTGGGCTGGAGCTCCATCAGCTATGTGGTCCCCATGTACAGCTGTGCAGTCAACTGGGCCAGCAGTCCCAGCTACACAGCTTTCATGGCTGCCCTCTCCTACCTCATACCAGCAGTTGTCATCCTCTTCTGCTACGTGAACATCGTCAAGGTGGCCCGCAGCCACGCTAGAAGGATTCATACATTGGAGGATTCAGTCCAGCGCAGCAGGAATCCCAGCTCTGCCTTCACGACTGGTGATTCATCCCAACAGCACTGTGGGGGCCTCCACAGCCCCTCGAGACTGATTTATCATGTAAGTGGACAGTTTGTGTCTGATGTCAGTAGGGAAGAGGGGAATTACCTCAGCCCTGCTCTGCCTGATTCTACCACAGAGCAGAATAACTCTCCATCCAGACGTTTGTTCTCATTCCTGGCCCAGCCACCGCTGCAGaactcccagcagcagcagcaccacaaCCACCATGGAGTGGTGCGCCTCTTCCTGGTCATCTCAGCCTTCTTCCTCTGCTGGACACCTTACATAGGCGTGGCCCTGGTTCAGGCCACAGAAACTGCAATCTCAGGCCAATCCAGCCTCGTCCCACCCTCCGCTGTCACCTTTTCATACTGGCTGGTGTTGCTGAACTCTGACATCAACCCACTGCTGTACGCTCTGCTCAGCAAGCGTTTCCAAGGCGCTCTCCAGGGACTGAGGCAAAAAATAAGAGCACGCCTGGTCAGTGTGGTGGGCAGGGGAGGGGGGGTCAGGGCAGAGGGAGATGATGGCAGGAGCAGTGACCCCTGCACTCTGACTACCACACATCCTGGGCCACTTTCCAGCTCTGAGAGCGACGACTCGAAGTATTCCTCCTCTGTTTTTACTGTTCGCACTGACTTCAAACAACACTCTGAGGAGCATCTATGCAAAGTGTGTCACCATGAAAAAACCTCCCCGTGCTGCTCTGTGTGGCAAGGTGCTGGTGCTGAAGGGAGGCCTGACTGCCTGCAGGTCCCCTCTAAGCCACAAGAGGGCGGCAGGTTACCGTTCTCAGCTCTCACCAAGGAGCGTCAGGCCACTTTCTTCTTTGGACAGATAACTGTCAGAGTAGAGCATGATGTTTGTTAG